A single region of the Synechococcus sp. HK05 genome encodes:
- a CDS encoding glycosyltransferase family 4 protein — protein MATHPAVQPALCSQSETLPVQVDLVHTNPNLLRADPGLLCSADLTAPLRIGYWAWELESFPEGWESFFASYDEIWCPSPFTAQALVQRSPIPVISVPHYPDWSRLHVLQERRRARVPRASKTFRFLCLFDFWSTTERKNPDGVIDAFWKAFPPGSSNPVPVELWIKTSSAEQFPGACHRLMAKTANDPRIHWQHQLLGSDELDELLLSADVLVSLHRSEGFGLVLADAMAIGLPVIATAYSGNLEFMPQGSAALIPWRLIPIDHTSGDYRRGWLWADPDLNAAATWMRDLATDHQVGASLAVRGAAAVRERLSFTRLAPIMRQRLGTLLLKPTRRELLHSASPAVQSLN, from the coding sequence TTGGCGACCCATCCAGCGGTTCAGCCGGCGCTGTGTAGCCAATCCGAAACGCTGCCCGTTCAAGTTGATCTGGTTCACACCAATCCCAATCTGTTGCGTGCGGACCCAGGTTTGCTGTGCTCCGCAGATCTTACGGCTCCACTCCGTATCGGTTATTGGGCTTGGGAGCTTGAATCTTTTCCTGAAGGCTGGGAATCGTTCTTTGCCTCCTACGATGAAATCTGGTGTCCGAGTCCCTTCACGGCACAAGCGTTGGTGCAGCGCAGTCCAATCCCTGTGATCAGCGTCCCCCATTATCCCGATTGGTCGCGTCTGCACGTGTTGCAAGAACGTCGTCGCGCTCGTGTTCCCCGTGCCAGCAAAACGTTTAGGTTCCTTTGCTTGTTTGATTTCTGGAGCACAACCGAGCGTAAGAATCCAGATGGTGTGATTGATGCCTTCTGGAAGGCATTCCCGCCGGGCTCATCCAACCCTGTTCCTGTAGAGCTTTGGATCAAAACTAGTAGTGCAGAGCAGTTCCCTGGGGCCTGTCATCGCTTAATGGCCAAGACGGCAAACGATCCAAGAATCCATTGGCAACATCAGTTGCTTGGCTCAGATGAATTGGATGAGCTCTTGCTCAGTGCTGATGTCCTGGTGAGTTTGCATCGCAGTGAAGGCTTCGGGCTGGTGTTGGCAGATGCGATGGCCATTGGTCTGCCGGTGATTGCCACGGCATACTCCGGCAATCTTGAGTTCATGCCCCAAGGGAGCGCTGCGCTGATTCCATGGAGATTGATCCCGATTGATCACACCTCTGGTGATTACCGTCGAGGTTGGCTGTGGGCAGATCCGGATCTCAACGCGGCGGCAACCTGGATGCGTGATCTCGCGACTGATCACCAGGTTGGCGCCAGCCTTGCTGTGCGTGGGGCTGCTGCTGTGCGTGAACGTTTAAGTTTCACGCGACTTGCGCCGATTATGCGTCAACGCTTAGGCACTCTTTTGCTCAAACCGACGCGCCGCGAGCTCCTGCACTCGGCTTCTCCTGCTGTTCAATCACTGAATTGA